The nucleotide sequence AGTTTTGGAACTCTGATCAAGCCTGAACTGTAGTTGGTCAATATCATTTtgttatagtaatttttttggatattaaGTTGATGGTCTTCACATACAGAATAAGCCAACACACCCATTTAAGCAAAAAGTACTTACTTTCGAATTGGGAACTTTCACATCACACCACCTTCCATCAATCATATGCCTCTGCGCTAAAACTCTCATCTGAGATTCATACGATGCAAACCTGATAAATCCAAATCCTTTCGATTGTCCTGTCTTGGGATCCTTCTTAACTTGTGCCATTAGCACCTCACCAAATGTCTCAAAATACTCTCTCAAATTTTGCTCAGTCGTTTTCCAAGGCAATCCAAGCACAATCAAATCAGTACAACGTAACTTAGTTTCCATTCGCTTTGTCTTTGCAGTCGAATTTTCCAGATTGTCATCACTCTTTCGTTTATTCTctaaaatattaactttattcACACAAACAATACAAGGTAAATTATTCAGATGGCACAAtattaaaacgatttttaaGGAAATTGTTAGAATCCTGGATATTTATAACATACTGagaatcaatcaattttttaagccagattcatttcataatttacgaatatactttttattattaaaaaattgaaatagcttCCGCTTGGACAGTATGTATAAAAGTTGCATGTCCTTGGTGCAAAATGTTCCATGGCTTGGCCTACCTTTAGGAAACACGCAGTAAAATACTTGAGAGCCCCATCCTTCATCAGGAGGAGGATGTAGCCTTCCCTCTGAAAGTCGAACTCCTCTAAAAGTTTTACTTTCTGGATTTTTGTATTTCAAACCAGAAGAACCAGGAAATTGTGCAGATAAGGTACTTAATAGTAGAGTCCCGTCATCTTCGATAGGTAATTCAATAGGTTCTTCTCCTTCATCTTCCGCTACTTGCAAATATTCAATCGACATCTTTCAATCTTCAATCATACAAACActcaaaaattcacaattatcACAAAATCACCCTTTACTCGCTCACTCGATCCAAACGAAAATGATAAGATGGCGATCACCGGATatgatgaagttttttttataataaacatagaACAGTAAATACACATTGACAATTTATACTAAAAACAGGAATTGGATCCTaaggaaaaatgtattttccctggttttttttaattactgcTAAAATTGTCATCTTTGCTTTTCACGAATCAGTAGTTTAAATACTTGTTGGTTTTGGTACAGTATTATATAATCTATTAactaaatctttaaaaaaatattacaaaaatagtgttaaattattttccctCTAGAACATATTCCTATCTTTATCCAAGATATTGATGTTTTATGCTTTATTGTTTCCGTTTCCCACTGATGCTAATCGAATAATCTAAAAGATGCCTATTGGCATTTAATCTGAAACTTTTTAgcgtttcattaaaaatttgaattttctggACCAAAGAttgcaatataaatattaaaatgccTGTAGAATATGTTCAAGTCGCTGAAGATGAAGGTGAGGATGTGGTAGAATTACCAACAGAAGAAGATGGAACTTTATTGCTAAGCACAGTAGCTGCTCAATTTCCTGGTTCATCTGGCTTAAGATTCAAAGCATCACCAGAAAGTAAAGCGTTTAGGGGAGTCCGAATAATGGACGGAATCCTGTATCCTCCACCAGATGAGGGCTGGGGAAATATCCTGTACTTTTGTGTTTTTCCTAAAGGTAAGTATTGTTATTTGCATGTTGAAAAATACAATGTATTCGCGATAATATGTGAGTTAAAACTAGTCGAGTAGGTATTTTTCGgaataaaaatgacaataaatccCGATATGCAGGTAAAATTCTGCAAATATCCAAAGAGGACATTCTGAAGTGTATTTGTGTAGATATTTCGAATTCAATATATGTGAATTTTTGTCCTTCGTGTACATACAATTTGGGATGAACCGTATATGAAAGTGGTACCAAAATTGCACATTTGGTCATAGATGTAATATTGTATGTGCCATTAGGTCCTAAAAAGTTTGGCTGTTACAGAATATGGAAAGATTCTGAAAGTTGAAGAATCATAATAAGTGAGTTTGTTTAGGGTAGAAGATGTAATCACATTGCTTATCCTTCATGTTTGTTATTAACATGTAATAAGtgttatttggtttcaattcTAAGAATGATATAACTGTAGGTTTATCTAATGGCTTAGTTTTGTTGCCAGCGGTATTTCTAtctaaaataaatgtaaaatttgcGAAAATGTAAGGAATGGtttgttttaaaatgattttttctcaGTATAGCTTTGTAATGTTATTAAAtctgtataaaatgaataaggtttctttaaaaatttcctcatTCCACCCATAATATACCCAACAAATCTCTCTTTCTCTTTAACCAAAATTATATTACCCTTAAAAAATATTAGGTGAAGGCTGTAATGTGAATCAGGAcagattttaaaaacttttccatCAAGTTATGTCTGCTTTACTCTGTGAAGATTCCATGTGAGGCTATAAAAAATAGGCAACCAGTATTTACAATTGGACCCCCATAAATCTCAACATATCAAAAACTATGACTACAGATTTATCTATTTGGTAGTAATGGAAGTGTCCCAATGGGCATTAATATGGAGAGCCATACTAGTGATAATTGAAAGAGGTCATCTTAATGCTTAGAGGTACATTGTTGACATTATAACCATGACTGCGAATTACAAGAATAATTAAAAGTTACCTTGAAGAAATTGATGTCAGAGGAggaaatattgtttcaaaactCTGGGGAGTTTGTTTTCTGATAACAATTTGGgtttttggtaaataaataGTGATGAAATTCCTGCCTCTTTTATGTCTGTACAATTTGGTCTAttatatattactaaaaattgattAGGACTTGATACATTTATGTTCGTTTTAATTACAACTTTAGAGGTTTTTATAGAacaatgaattttcttataggTGATATAAAACGTAAATGTGTTTCTGAAAAAGACCGTAACATCATCGTATGACactattttacttattttagaGAATAAACGTAAGTGTAGTGAAGCTTTAGAAAGTTCAGCGGCTAAAACCAAAAGAGTGGAATCAAAGTTGAAATGTACTGATCTGATTGTGCTTGGTTTGCCTTGGAAAACGACTGAGACGGAGTTGAGAGAGTATTTTGAGTCGTTTGGTGAGTTGCTGGTGGCACAAGTTAAGAAAGACAAAGCGGGAAATTCAAAAGGATTCGGTTTTATAAGATTTGCTCAGTATGAGTCTCAGTTAAGAGTATTAGCTCAGAGGCATATGATAGATGGCAGGTGGTGTGATGTGAAAGTTCCCAGTTCTAAAGTAAGTACAATTGAAAGCACCAATCATGTTTAATTAACTTTTATTCACGTCAGGTTGATCGGATGTATAAATGAGgaaaaagtttgttgaaaaaatatagtattttcaatttagatatttctaatgtttttaaaatctcAAAACCATCTTCAgcaccttttatttttttgcaacaCTCCAGTATCAATGTGTTTTTATATCCTTTTTAAACACCTTATATTCATAACAGGTACAAAAGCTTGTCTTAGATCTATTCAATTTaagttcattttattattcacctttttgtttcaaaagtttGGGTAAATATAAAGAGATGAATGTAACAAGTGCTTTAAAAGTTTGAGGGGTTTTTTATGTGTTACTCTGTATAGTGTGCCCgatgttttttgtgtttaaaaatcAAGATTTACTACGAATGGTGGTTATATCTTCATAACTTTGTGCCCTACaactttggaaataaaaaaactgggctgaaaattgatttattattcctCTCAAGGAACATTGGAAGAGATTTGGAaggaatttcacatttttttcataatagatGTTATTATTACAGGAAGGAGGTATTCAGGAACTCCCACGCAGAGTATTTGTTGGTAGGTGCACAGAAGATTTGACAACTGATGATTTAAGAGACTATTTCACCAAATTTGGAGAAGTTACTGATGTCTTCATTCCGAAACCTTTCAGAGCTTTTAGTTTTGTCACATTTTTAGATCCAGATGTTGCTCAATCGCTATGCGGGGAAGACCATATCATTAAAGGTAttgaattcatttttaaataatacaagaaatgttttaaaatttttgtatacttaGAAATATATACCCGCAACTTCTGTCAAGTAGCACTTTTCCTAAACCAAAGCTCAATATTAATAACGCATCTCCTCTACTTGGCAATGACCCAAACACTCACCAATGGAATTTTGAAcccatattttattgtattggtGATTTCTGGGAGAATAATGAttgatttacaaaattatacacTGGAAAGGGTTGAAAATTCCAGTGGCTTTTCCAAATTTAAGTTTTTTACCTTTACTTATAAACCTTTGCAGGActtttggatatttttatttcaatttgtggTGTATTTTCAATATGTAAATCTTCTCTATTTATTTCTTGATTTAAAATGGTTACTTAGGTGTTTCCGTACACATTTCGACTGCCGCTCCCAAAACGCCTGACAGAAGAAACAGGGGGGATAATATGGGAGGAGGTGGTTACAAACAAGGATCTAATTGGTCAAACAATGGTCACCAAAGTGGTAGTGATAGATACGCTGGTTCTGGATCTGGAGGTTCTAGTCAAAACGTTTGGAATCAGGGAGGATCTAGAGGAGGTGGCAATATGGATATACCTAATTTTGGTCCTTTGAGTGagtttcattatatattattattataaccaCTCGATTTTTTAATGTTACAAGCTAGTAGTTCAAAcgaactattatttattatttagtgaATCCGGCGCTTGTGGCTGCAGCTTTGAATCAAGCTGCACAAGGATGGGGCTTGATGAGCGGTAATATGAGAGGAGGCAATATGAGTGGTAGCGGAGGAAACGATCAAGACAATTATAAACAAGGTTATAATACCGGACCCGGTTTAAATAATAGTTAGTACAatcctttttgttgaaaaatctagAGGttttgaatacactgtttactacCACTACTACAAAACttgtttagataaaaaattatcatcttcaaatACCCCCCTTAGCTTGTCTTTTCAAGATCATAATTTTGTTACCAAAATGTGTGAGTTTGGACATTGTGGTAGTGAAAAGTGTGTTATCACACCATGGGATCCAATTTTGAggattttatttctaattttcagTGAAAAATGATGGAGGTAGTGGTAGTCGTTCAGGATACAACTCGGATAATAGGTATTGGAACAGGAGGCAAAGTATGGATAGAGATTCATTCAGATATTCAAATATTgactagatttttgtttattattagtGTTGTGACATACGAATGAATGTTTTGTACGTATTTTTGTCTTCTTCAGAAAACGGGCCATATATTTATATGGATATAAACTTTGTTAATCAAAGATAAGGTAGTTCTTATGaagaattcaattttatttattattacctgaataattgtatttttgtattaaaaagttcggttttatgattatttataaaatttaataaattatcctTCAACAtatatgtttgttttatttattacgcCTTACCAAGGAAACTGAAACGTTTTtaatacttgaaaattattgaaaatgataaactTTATTAATTCGTTTACATTTTAAAATCTAAGACTCGGCGTtggaaatataatattaaaaactgtAGAAAGAAGTAGATTTCAACAAttgcaataattatttcttgaagTACAGACTtcttaataacaatataaacacTAAAGTATGTTTACTTTGTATGAAATTTTGCATACAAAACTTTGATTGtgtaattatttgtatttaataagtTTAATAAATTATCCTTCAACATATATGTTTGCTTCATTCTTTATGCTTACCAGGGAAATTGAAACGTTTTAAATACTTAAAAATCAGAAATTCACAAAATTCGAGGCAGTAATTCAAACGTCACCTACCAACTGCTAAATGGAGACCTATtgctaaaaatattgaaaattcgatGTATTGGTAATTTAAAGGATTTCACATACTAAACTACTTGATTACACCTAAAGTTGAAGTGTCTTTCAAAGGAGATAAAAAACGTCTTGGTAAATCGGAATATTATTCATTGATGTTTTAAATTCTAAGATTCCACGTTCCATAtatgatattaaatttagaaaaaagtttatttcagTAATTGCAATAATTCATAAAGtataaacttttgaataataacaatataGACATTAAATCACTTTTacattgtttgaaattttaacatttctagtTACAATTATACCTACTAAACACACCTAAAGTGTAACTGAAATCATTGTTTGTGCTAAGGACGTTGGCAACCGTGTGATATCAGTCTTCAGTGTTGtaagatttattattaaaatcaagtAATTGTATCAGAAATTTTTGTGTTAGTTATTTTATCTTTCACaagtaattaattatttatctttttttactAATTACGGTTTCTGGTTGATTTGAATGTAATTTTATTCTAACAACTGAAAAAGACATTGAAACGTGGCAACAGCGGAAAACATCTGTCATATATTAATAAGGACCACGGTCTGCATGTAAGACCGTGGTGGACTCATAGTAATATAGGCAACTATTATTACACAACGTgtgtaaattgaatttcaactaaattgaattaaaaaaaaaacaattgaaaacgtCGTTGtattaataaactaaattaataataagaaaaaattcttgcgtaaattttcacaattttcactATATATTCACTAAATTTGTCCAAGTATCTTGAGTTCTATATCTAGTAGAAAAGGCGATAATGACGTTTACAATGACAATGTTCAAATTGACATTTCACGACCTCGGTGTTTAGCAGATTAACAACCTTGTCttgaattaatttatcaaaataatcataaaatatcTTTGATAAGAGCTGATTATAAACTGCACATGAAATTATTATCAGTATACATATACAACGCAGAAAAACCAACATTTAATATCAGTGACTATGCTGCGTAAACATGTCGGTACCGCGTCGGTCATCGAGTTTACATtgcaagaacaaaataaaacatgaatatCCTGTCGATAATATACTATCAACCTCACCAATGTCTGGATATCCGACAAATAGATCTCTCACATCTAATAGTAGACAAACGAGGGAATCTGAATATTACTTTCCTTCTTTGTCCAGAAGAACATCACTGTCTTCAAATTTAATACATGAATTACAGAAGAATACTCGATATAGACAACAAAAAGCGAAATTAGAAGATCGGAAATCCAAGTCGGTTGAGTTTTTAGAAATCGCTTCTCGGGAGACAACAACAGATAAACCTAAAAGTTGCAGTAGTTCAAATTCAAGCAAAAGAAAATCTGCATCGCTATCGgattttaaaaaagtaagtgtttgtttgttaattcaaataatttaattccatACTGACTAAAAAAATAGTacaagaattaacaaaaaatgtaaacaaattgaaattcTAAAGCAGTATATCTTGATTAGTGTAAATGGAATGTGTTGTAGtgaatatcaattcaaatatattagtattaaaCGAATAATAAATCATGTACtaaatcaacaaaacaaattttggtGTGGATGAATATGCAAAATTAAGTTTATACTTTCAACTTGTAATGTTCTTTCATCAACATTATAATGAGTAAACATCATTATTGTCTCCTTTTGGACTATTCTTAATGGATTTGTTTATGTGGTAATTAGTTTTGTGATAATCATGTTGTATATTAGTTGGGTCATAAATATTTGCATACTACATTCCAATAAggctgtttttgaaataatatatgaCTAACTGTAAACAAATATAGGAAACATCTCAAAGTTTGGTTAGGGACGTTTTTATTTGGATTCTTTgcaatatataattattgttttgtaaacTCATTGACTGAATTAATCAGTAAGATATtggtaaattaaaa is from Diorhabda sublineata isolate icDioSubl1.1 chromosome 1, icDioSubl1.1, whole genome shotgun sequence and encodes:
- the LOC130451439 gene encoding TAR DNA-binding protein 43-like, encoding MPVEYVQVAEDEGEDVVELPTEEDGTLLLSTVAAQFPGSSGLRFKASPESKAFRGVRIMDGILYPPPDEGWGNILYFCVFPKENKRKCSEALESSAAKTKRVESKLKCTDLIVLGLPWKTTETELREYFESFGELLVAQVKKDKAGNSKGFGFIRFAQYESQLRVLAQRHMIDGRWCDVKVPSSKEGGIQELPRRVFVGRCTEDLTTDDLRDYFTKFGEVTDVFIPKPFRAFSFVTFLDPDVAQSLCGEDHIIKGVSVHISTAAPKTPDRRNRGDNMGGGGYKQGSNWSNNGHQSGSDRYAGSGSGGSSQNVWNQGGSRGGGNMDIPNFGPLMNPALVAAALNQAAQGWGLMSGNMRGGNMSGSGGNDQDNYKQGYNTGPGLNNMKNDGGSGSRSGYNSDNRYWNRRQSMDRDSFRYSNID